GCTAAAAACTTATGTAGAAATGCTTATCCATTAAGAAATTTCCAATATCGTAGTTTAACTTTGTCGCCAccattaaacaaaataaaaaaatctggTGATAAAAATGCTTCTAAAACAGTGAGTTGATATCTATAatagttttaatttaaaaaaacttttgcAGAAGATTTCTGTAAACTTTGAAAACCAAATTATACGGGAGGCAAAAAATGAAATGGAAGAAATTGAAAGGATTCTTGCTGAAGAGTTaacaaaacatttttcaCTACAAGTTGATCTTAGAATTTACGAAGATATTTTAGTGGACCTTGAAGATGGATCGGTAAATTTCTACGTTACactttattattacatttttttagaccaaaaaaatgaaacataTTGGACGTATCTcgtgtaaaaataataatatgattGCAATTAATTTCTCTGATAATCCTACACTAATTAAAAATGCCAAACTTGCTCTACAAAAAAGCTCTCTAAACATTAATCCACAACAAGAAGGAGTAGTTTTGTACATATCAATTCCAAAAATGACCAGAGAAAGAAGAGAAGCATTAGCAAATTCTGCCAAatcaaaagtttttaatgaatataaaaatgctTTGAATAAAGTAAgtagttttttttacctaTTACGACATTCTTTTTTATGCA
This Strongyloides ratti genome assembly S_ratti_ED321, chromosome : 2 DNA region includes the following protein-coding sequences:
- a CDS encoding Ribosome-recycling factor, mitochondrial is translated as MATRFLSLLRTIASYSGAKNLCRNAYPLRNFQYRSLTLSPPLNKIKKSGDKNASKTKISVNFENQIIREAKNEMEEIERILAEELTKHFSLQVDLRIYEDILVDLEDGSTKKMKHIGRISCKNNNMIAINFSDNPTLIKNAKLALQKSSLNINPQQEGVVLYISIPKMTRERREALANSAKSKVFNEYKNALNKVYIDADEKSTKTVKIKDEAQKNRTALLALKRAMEARGLAMVESKQKALLSEIA